From Anopheles coluzzii chromosome 3, AcolN3, whole genome shotgun sequence, the proteins below share one genomic window:
- the LOC120960126 gene encoding uncharacterized protein LOC120960126 isoform X2, whose amino-acid sequence MNSIVIVSLWILLHISNTSCQDEKISVLRGEKVELACPIDIATCGELHSLKWFKGTERIAVVSGDGEVAKVEGSYNDRLSLSHEAQTSRLIFRSVEIADEDTYLCETTFLEPSELCENSGAYSVALNVNAVPSVITLQDGNRNSIKNGSHIGPMREGQDLQVVCEVYGARPEPVISWHRSGRVVRDNLVVEEHNGLYTVKSTLSLTLSRQELGATYNCRVEMKDLKLSVDNQFHIDLQVRPTKINLSGVEHHTVQGTKVLLQCQVSGARPAANMTWYNSSKLITEESSEMTSINTKTYLQNDGTFETISQMIFTATRFENGASMRCEADNIVMREDMDRPLHDTLTLEVMYKPTVMLTMDPEAPVIENDQANITLLCNIVDGNPMLLTKVRWFLDGEFLKELPECEEETLGTDENLCEVDPSKMLLQNVGREFIGNYSCEGFNAAGWGDVSEENPLDVYYEPGNASMVHYPYIAIKRRSVTFNCSIEDRGNPAATRYRWLRGGKPVLDVVTPSWTVDPVGLDSRTTFSCFAYNEGGEGYPAEVNLEVHAPPAFIQKLQPYTGALFSTANMSLSCRVECIPSCSISWFKDGIGIDESDERYYITNTYLPAEPATGDFESAYSVLHFNMSAWPNGILDRIKDSSNYSCVSTNNSAGPGVRSTTYFGVEYPPENTSLSSTTISVEEGKIPPKIVCSSRAYPEPAFYWTRNGEIIAKGSALIVDDVLERSDAGKYTCTAFNKHGNHSTDAYIDIHYKPTCQIMRKEVEDEDVLICVATGSPRESEFEWSVKYANDSLQSHRIKSDPYESYLTLDDAVSAMRIYVCVASNNVGMGTPCEIEVAGYVAWWLKGDVLTPYILIGAVAALLLAVILVCIIIICICRRKRRQEKSSMHMEEIEDAEFSFMKDRRCLQRETDASENIRHYDQSLRWRIRRFFEKRNSIDLLRISTSNVITYVKKPQTIPTEDPSPPTSTPSAAAASPATPTAATADNATATGTTTTNAPPTTADCAASATAPEQTGPGAARVGVDGGNANVPEAGTAVGGVTGESSTAGGSQIEPGEYENLPFHGLQTPPKKAMLCKTNLAPSLKHHNKTLTPSCFPTHPYNYINYQKDCQKGGLQAPLHPTLQHSGLPAPPPSSGEPPSLDDSCKSAERKLASLDNSDTLSSHSFTIGGTRSMKRSSEKKLIDLETVTPLYENLTDSIQIHETTAPTPLVPPGKPLILEGPHQERYRISLKKPGRKGGSSRSNSAVSNSYYDCIKPIPAPRHRKYASTNSLVSKAHPGGGGGGGGHGLKAYGGNGGSSSRLDPIYMNLPFGNKGGHESSLRLHSDTESGSEGHRGIADYPVPRDNHYLEITQHQTRIVIPRELFPVDSREQQAKINQLLRKSGAPPVPPALLATGSTPSTTTPSSSSSSSTNSRRHIKLPLQKHHSFNFQSSQTVEATVRDLKIKSHSISSKTLRDYRGSSSGQRNGQSNGTSTLNHHHLHSHHTGMLHENDSENEYYDQQQQEQQHQHQQQQHRHRAASHFPYDTSTVAFKPITPVPTSTTAIITTTNRKSVNMCNNDKFAIK is encoded by the exons ATGAATAGTATTGTTATAGTGAGTTTATGGATACTCCTGCACATTAGCAATACATCTTGTCAAG ATGAAAAAATATCCGTTTTAAGGGGCGAAAAGGTAGAGCTTGCCTGCCCGATCGATATAGCGACCTGCGGCGAGCTGCACTCGCTGAAATGGTTCAAGGGAACCGAGCGGATAGCGGTCGTGTCCGGTGATGGCGAGGTGGCCAAAGTCGAGGGCAGCTACAACGACCGGCTGTCGCTGTCGCACGAGGCGCAAACGAGCCGGCTGATTTTCCGCAGCGTCGAGATAGCGGACGAAGATACATATCTGTGCGAGACCACGTTTCTCGAGCCGTCGGAGCTGTGCGAGAACTCGGGCGCATATAGCGTTGCTTTAAACGTTAATG CGGTGCCATCGGTCATCACGCTCCAGGATGGCAATAGAAATAGTATTAAAAATGGTTCGCACATTGGACCGATGCGCGAGGGCCAGGACCTGCAGGTCGTTTGCGAGGTATACGGTGCTCGTCCAGAGCCTGTGATAAGCTGGCATCGATCTGGGCGGGTTGTTCGAG ATAACTTGGTTGTCGAGGAACACAATGGACTGTACACGGTGAAGTCGACGTTGTCGCTCACGCTGTCCCGGCAGGAGCTGGGCGCTACGTACAACTGTCGCGTTGAGATGAAGGATCTCAAGCTGTCCGTTGACAACCAGTTCCACATCGATCTGCAAG TACGACCCACCAAGATAAACTTATCCGGTGTCGAACATCACACGGTTCAAGGGACAAAGGTTTTGCTTCAGTGTCAG GTCAGCGGAGCAAGACCAGCAGCTAATATGACCTGGTACAACTCATCTAAGCTCATTACGGAGGAATCCAGCGAGATGACTTCAATTAATACCAAAACA TATCTTCAAAATGATGGAACATTTGAAACGATCAGTCAGATGATCTTTACTGCGACGCGCTTTGAAAATGGTGCGTCTATGCGCTGCGAAGCCGACAACATTGTGATGCGTGAGGATATGGACCGGCCCCTGCACGACACCCTCACGCTGGAAGTGATGT ATAAACCGACGGTGATGTTAACGATGGATCCAGAAGCGCCGGTGATTGAGAATGATCAGGCGAACATAACGCTGCTGTGCAATATTGTGGACGGGAATCCGATGCTCCTGACCAAGGTGCGCTGGTTCCTGGACGGCGAGTTCCTGAAGGAGCTGCCCGAGTGTGAGGAGGAAACGCTCGGTACGGACGAGAACCTGTGCGAGGTTGATCCGAGCAAGATGTTACTGCAGAACGTTGGGCGTGAGTTTATTGGCAATTACTCGTGCGAAGGCTTCAATGCAGCCGGCTGGGGCGATGTAAGCGAGGAGAACCCGCTGGATGTTTACTACGAGCCGGGCAATGCGTCCATGGTGCACTATCCGTACATCGCGATCAAGCGGCGCAGTGTGACGTTTAACTGCTCGATCGAGGATCGAGGAAATCCGGCAGCGACTCGCTATCGTTGGCTGCGTGGAGGTAAGCCGGTGCTGGACGTGGTCACACCTTCCTGGACGGTTGATCCAGTGGGGCTGGACTCGCGCACCACGTTCTCCTGCTTTGCGTACAACGAAGGCGGAGAGGGCTACCCGGCCGAGGTGAATCTGGAAGTGCACGCACCCCCGGCATTCATTCAAAAGCTGCAACCCTACACGGGTGCCCTGTTTTCGACGGCCAATATGTCGCTGTCTTGCCGGGTGGAATGCATACCGTCGTGCAGCATTTCGTGGTTTAAGGATGGAATTGGAATCGACGAGAGTGATGAGCGGTACTACATTACCAACACGTATCTCCCAGCGGAACCGGCAACGGGTGACTTTGAGAGTGCATACTCTGTGCTG CATTTCAACATGTCCGCTTGGCCGAATGGTATATTGGATCGCATTAAGGACAGCTCGAACTACTCTTGTGTGTCCACCAACAACTCTGCTGGACCGGGCGTCCGCAGTACAACATATTTTGGAGTTGAAT ATCCACCAGAGAACACGAGCCTCTCGAGCACAACAATCTCGGTGGAGGAAGGTAAGATTCCGCCGAAAATTGTGTGCTCTTCGCGGGCCTACCCTGAGCCGGCGTTTTACTGGACGCGTAACGGAGAGATCATTGCCAAGGGCAGTGCACTCATAGTGGACGATGTGCTGGAGCGTTCCGATGCCGGCAAGTACACCTGTACCGCGTTCAACAAGCATGGCAACCATTCAACGGACGCATACATTGATATTCATT ATAAACCCACATGTCAAATCATGCGGAAGGAGGTCGAGGACGAGGATGTGCTGATCTGTGTTGCGACGGGCAGTCCGCGTGAGTCCGAGTTTGAGTGGAGCGTCAAGTACGCGAACGACAGCTTGCAGAGCCATCGCATCAAGAGTGACCCGTACGAGAGCTACCTAACGCTCGACGATGCCGTGTCGGCGATGCGCATTTACGTGTGTGTCGCTAGCAACAACGTTGGCATGGGAACGCCGTGCGAGATTGAGGTTGCTG GATACGTTGCTTGGTGGCTGAAAGGGGACGTACTGACACCGTACATTCTGATCGGTGCCGTGGCCGCCCTGCTGCTTGCGGTTATACTCgtctgcatcatcatcatttgcatCTGCCGAAGGAAGAGGCGACAGGAGAAGT CTTCTATGCACATGGAAGAAATCGAAGATGCCGAATTCTCATTTATGAAAGATCGCAG GTGTCTGCAACGGGAGACGGATGCTTCCGAGAACATCCGGCACTACGATCAGTCACTCCGGTGGCGCATTCGACGGTTTTTCGAAAAACGTAACAGTATCGATTTGTTGCGCATCTCCACGAGCAATG TTATTACGTATGTTAAAAAGCCTCAAACCATACCCACCGAAGACCCATCGCCCCCCACGTccacaccatcagcagcagcagcatcaccagcaacaccaacagcagcaacggctGACAACGCAACTGCCAccggtaccaccaccaccaacgcacCACCAACGACAGCCGATTGTGCCGCGTCCGCTACGGCCCCAGAACAGACAGGACCCGGTGCGGCACGGGTTGGGGTCGATGGTGGAAATGCAAATGTACCGGAAGCTGGTACGGCGGTAGGCGGAG TTACTGGAGAATCATCGACTGCTGGCGGATCCCAGATCGAACCAGGAGAATATGAAAACCTTCCGTTCCATGGATTGCAAACACCGCCGAAGAAG GCTATGCTGTGTAAAACTAACCTCGCACCATCGCTGAAGCATCATAACAAAACGCTCACCCCGTCCTGCTTCCCGACGCATCCGTACAACTACATCAACTATCAGAAGGACTGTCAGAAGGGTGGCCTGCAGGCGCCCCTTCATCCCACCCTCCAGCACTCCGGGCTGCCGGCCCCGCCACCGTCGTCCGGTGAGCCGCCGAGTCTGGACGATTCGTGTAAATCCGCCGAACGGAAGCTGGCCTCGCTGGACAACAGTGATACGCTCTCCTCGCACAGCTTCACCATCGGTGGCACACGGTCCATGAAACGGTCCTCGGAGAAGAAGCTGATCGATCTGGAAACGGTGACACCACTGTACGAGAACCTCACCGATTCGATACAGATCCATGAGACGACGGCACCGACACCGCTGGTACCGCCCGGCAAGCCGCTCATTCTCGAAGGCCCCCACCAGGAACGGTATCGCATCAGCTTGAAGAAGCCGGGCCGAAAGGGCGGAAGCAGTCGCTCGAACAGTGCCGTCTCGAACAGCTACTACGATTGCATCAAGCCAATTCCGGCGCCACGACATCGCAAGTACGCCTCGACCAACTCGCTCGTTTCGAAGGCACAcccgggcggtggtggtggcggcggtggccaTGGACTGAAAGCGTACGGTGGCAATGGTGGCAGTAGCAGCCGGCTCGATCCGATCTACATGAACCTTCCGTTCGGCAACAAGGGGGGGCACGAATCGTCGCTCCGGCTACACTCGGACACGGAATCGGGCTCGGAGGGTCACAGGGGCATCGCTGAC TATCCAGTGCCGCGCGATAACCACTACCTGGAGATAACGCAGCACCAGACGCGGATAGTGATCCCGCGCGAACTGTTCCCGGTGGATAGTCGCGAGCAGCAGGCCAAGATCAACCAGCTGCTGCGCAAGAGTGGCGCCCCGCCCGTACCGCCCGCCCTGCTGGCCACCGGCTCCACACCCAGCACGACCACCCCGTCATCGTCATCCTCGAGCAGCACGAACAGCCGGCGCCACATCAAGCTGCCTTTACAGAAACATCATAGCTTTAATTTCCAGTCGTCGCAGACGGTCGAGGCAACGGTGCGCGATCTCAAGATCAAGTCGCACTCGATCAGCTCGAAAACGCTGCGCGACTAccgtggcagcagcagcgggcagCGCAATGGGCAGAGCAATGGCACCAGCACACTGAACCACCATCATCTCCATTCCCATCATACCGGCATGCTTCACGAGAACGATAGCGAGAACGAATACTACGaccaacagcaacaggaacagcagca